One Carettochelys insculpta isolate YL-2023 chromosome 1, ASM3395843v1, whole genome shotgun sequence genomic window, ACTAGCATAACATAGAAATATACAAAATTGATAACTCGGTTTCATAATGTGATCAGTTTGCTGGACGCATTGACAGAAATACAGGAGGAAAAAGCATAGTGTTGAGGCTGGTACAGTAAATCCCAGGTAGCTACAACATAAGCAGACAGTCATAAGGCTTTGAATCATACCGTTGCTTATCTTtagtgtttttgcttttgttttgattttttgcatTAAAGAGTCTGAGCCTGAACCCTAAGGCTGTCTGCACTTGCCctgaacttggaagggggcatagTGATTTTAagcagtaaaggcacttcaaagtagcacactcacttcgaagtgcccacagctacacggcatgccggcacttcaaagtttgacacttcaaagttgtcctggggcagaattagcctaatgaagtgctgcatatgcatcgcagcacttgattagtattCTCCAGTCAGGCTGAAGAGGGcgaatgtagacatagtctgagagacaagagttccactgacttcagtaggaaatGGGTCAGGCTCATAGTGCAGTAGTTTCCTGCCCTTCGAGTTTACAAACATAGAAAAAGAAGTCAGGCCCTGCCTCAGGCTGCTTAAAGTCTAAATTAGACTGGAAGACTGCACCCCATCCGACACAGAACAGCTTAAGGCAGTAAATCACTGAATATCGAGCTGGATAGAGGATGAAAGTGTCATCTTGTGAAAGATTATTGAGATCTTTTGAAATTTGGCTTCATCCTAAATCAGATCAAAAAagccaaacatttcaaaattgtcAGAAAAGGAAAAATTCTGGAAACAAAACATTCTGTTTCAACATCACcgtttttgttttggtagctaATATACAGCATTTTAACAATTTTAAACAGTTATTTAAAAGCACACCATTGTTCTGAAACTGAAAGAATAGGACATGCTAACACTGTTGGCATTTTTTCCTGGTTTTAATTCTATAACACAATTTGGGGAAAATCAGTCCAATATGACAGAATCCTTAGATTTAGCAGAACTGAATATTCTGCTGGAAGGTGGTTCTGTCACTAGTTGTAGCTTAATACACTGTGCTTTCACTGGTTTCCACAGGGTGCTGGTGCCTCATTGGCAGGTTTATAGAATTTGGATGTCTATAAACGATGTATGCCTACGTACTGCTTGAGGGCCATGTTGCAATTCTTTACATGGTTTTCAATACTCTCTATCTCTATCTTACCAGCCCTTCTGCTTCCTTGTCTTTTCCCACTCTCTATTGTGCATTGTTTTTCATCATACCAGCTCTCCTGTCTGGAACAGCCTTCCTCTGCTACAGAATGGACAACCTCCATTCTCCCACTTCAAATTCCTCCTCAACGCTTGCATTTTTGTCCTAGCTTGACCATTTCCAGTCTCCCATACCAAATTGTAGTAGACCTAACAgtcactgttttttaaaaaacagctaaACATGCTATCATAacagttttcttctctctcttgcttGTCTCTCGCTACTATTCTCTCTCATTTTCTATGATCTCTCCTGCCTTTATTCAGTTAAGTCTTTTGAGGCACTTTTGTTATAAACCAATGGGTAGTAACAGTCCTGGTCATTCCTCCTACATTTGATGTAGATCTGCCAACATTTACACATAAGTTTACTATGTATTTTCACCTCTATACTCACTAAAGGAATTGTATTATTAGGCACTGGTCTTTATAATGTTGGGATTTGATGTACTTAAGTATTCTGGATAATTGCTGTCTTAACCCTACTCTACGATAAATACCTGCTCCTGTTAGCTGAAACTCCTGATtagtttgaaaacaaacaaaaaaaaaaaccctggtaaATAGTGATGACTGTTACTGATCTGTTAAAtcattttctttgttgttttctttgttcatcctttccccctgcccctcagcaaTTACAGTGCATTATTAGGAGTGTGGATCTATGGCTTTTTTGTTGTGGTCTTGCTCATACTGGATCTTTTATATTACTCATCAATGAACTACGATATTTGCAAATTTTACCTGGCAAGGTGGGGGATCCAGGGAAAGTGGATGACGCAGGCACAGAACCGATGGATTAACCCTGCTCGGAATCCAAGCCAAGTACAGACTCAGCCTCAGACTCAGCCTCAAATGTCACAGGCAGTACATACTTTAAAAGGAGATGCTTTAAACCCGCCGTTGATGTCTTTTCAGAGTTCCTCTGCCTGGTAAGTTAAGATATTTttgcaccgtgtgtgtgtgtgtgtgtgtgtgttgtaaacATTCATTTGTCTTTTGGAACATCATTATCAATTATACATCAGATCCTCAACTGCTGTATATTGGCATCATTCCACTGAAGTCATCAGCTTCATCCATAGGATCCATCCCATATAAATTCTACAGTCTAAGCTGTATTATAGAATCACCGCTCATAAAAATGCATCAGCTTCATAGAAAATTATGATAAAAATATGATTGTCTCTAGAGAAATATGTGCTGGAGGAAATGGAATAAGCAAATTTACAGCACTGTGAATATAAATAGGTTttgaaggattagatttttattggtaaatgtcagtAAATGTCAACTTCactgtatgtgtacacacacacacacacacagagagagagagagaggaggaaaaaatatACTTCCTTTGATAACCAAAATATACATACCAGCCAAGTGAGCAAAATTTTGCTTGAGAAcatagagtttgatttaaggatatttactctGTTTAGTTTGGCATGTCACATTGAGAATTCGTGCTTTAATGATAATAAAACTAACTTTttaacttcacaaaaaacaagctgtcctgtcctgtagcacctaatgactagtaattttatttattaggtaaaagaGAGTTCATGGGTAAGccctacttcatcagatttggagcagattaTAAGAATCAGGGTTTATATATCAGGGAAGGGTGGAGGatgaaggaaggaggaggagagggaaaaaaagggtGGGGAGCAAGACACTGGTCATTATTGTCTGATATCTCTCATTGGCTGACTCTCCATAATTCCTGCATTctgttaaaattaaataaagagttaaaaaagctttgaaataaacattttaataaatatttccacttacatgataaaaataaaaaatgaattctgccaagcctaagtATAAACAAGGAGTGCACAATCTTTGTTTGTACGGTGTGCAGGGTGGAGTTAATTATTAACCTAGAGTGCAAATGCAATTCTAATGTACCAAAGGTTTTGCCATGTTTAGCAATTAAtctgttttcagtttaaaaaacagCACTAACTCCAAGTGCTCAATGTAAACAACAGGAAGTGGGAAACAGTTTTAATTAAAGAGGTGAGAAAACCATGCTATCCACTGAGACACAAAAACAATGTGAAAACTAGCTTAACATCTTATCTGCATAGCCACAGAAATATGggtgtatggccgtgtctacagtagccccaaacttcaaaatggccacgcaaatggccatttcgaagtttactaatgaagcgctgaaatgcatattcagtacttcattagcatgcgggcagctgcggcgcttcgaaattgacgcgccttggcactgcgcggcttgtcccaacagggctcctttttgaaaggaccccagctacttcgaagtccccttattcccatcatggtTTGTTTTGGCTTCCTGTGAAGAGTTTATGGTCAGGCATTGGAATAGGGGTGGTGTGAACAGGTAAGTGAAAGAAATGTGTAGATCTGGTCATAAATTTTCTGGTGGAAAATGTgcttaacacacacaaaaaaaaaatctaatgttgCGAGCCAGAGGAGTTAGTGGTCAGCAGCCTGCCTCAAAGGTCCTCTCTAGTGTGTTGGTCTCAGGATAGCAGAGAGACAAGGCATTTTGATATTTTAACATTCTTCTGCATAGGTGCATTTGTGAGtgtagtgattgtctggtttcacccacctAGCTGTGGTTGGGGTATTTGATGTACTGAATGAGGTATACCACATGAGATAGGATACACAGATCCCATTAATCTTGAAATTTGTGTTATGGGGCGGAGGGTATGTATTATCACAACAATGGAGATATGCCTGCAGGCTTTGCTTCTATTGTTCTGGCAGGTGCATTGAGCTGGTATGTCCTAGTttggggagcttgcttctgatcCTTTCAGAGGAATGGAGGCTGTTCAATGGCCAGAAAACAGGGGTTGGGGAAAGATTTCTTGAAaaataggagagcacttcaatctcccaggacacacagtagcagatttaaaagtagctatcgtgcagcaaagaaatttcaagaacagactccaaagagaaattgctgagctacaattcatctgcaaattcaataccctcagctcaggattaaacaaagactgtgaatggctggctaaatacaaaagcagcttcccctctcttggagttcacacctccagatctactgatgacaatacaactcagcctgcctgactgagctaacctcgttatccccagccttgctctggcctatttatacctggccttgcagatttccaggaccagcatctgaagaagtgagttaactcacgaaagctcatgctctaaacttttctgttagtctataaggtgccacaggacccttcgttgctctacagatccagactaacacggctacccctctgattctttaAAAATGTGATCCCCCAAAAGAATGGGCTGTAACTGGTAATGGCTATACCCCTATAGGTGTGAGTGAAGCTTGGAAGATGACAATTAGGGATACAGCTGCACTTGCTAGCTGAGACAGTTACTTGTCTGTGCACTGCTAGAGCATTTGCTTTGTacctgcagggagggcaggttTACACTAGGAGTAAAGTTGAACTAAGCTGCAAAACTCCAGCTACCTGAATAGCATGGCTGGAGTCAATGTAACTTATTTTGACTTACCACAGACACCAAAGTGGGGGGAGGCGGTCTTCcaccaacttcccttactcctcgcaacccAGTGGAGTAGTGAGGCCAATGGGAGCAAGAGCAGTGG contains:
- the SHISAL1 gene encoding protein shisa-like-1 isoform X3, which gives rise to MTSCGQQSLNVLMVVFLLLLSAALSAHFRVCEPYTDYKGRYHFGFHCPRLSDNKSYIFCCHHNNTVFKYCCNETEFQTVMQMNLTRNADGYMHNNYSALLGVWIYGFFVVVLLILDLLYYSSMNYDICKFYLARWGIQGKWMTQAQNRWINPARNPSQVQTQPQTQPQMSQAVHTLKGDALNPPLMSFQSSSACYLEK
- the SHISAL1 gene encoding protein shisa-like-1 isoform X5, translating into MTSCGQQSLNVLMVVFLLLLSAALSAHFRVCEPYTDYKGRYHFGFHCPRLSDNKSYIFCCHHNNTVFKYCCNETEFQTVMQMNLTRNADGYMHNNYSALLGVWIYGFFVVVLLILDLLYYSSMNYDICKFYLARWGIQGKWMTQAQNRWINPARNPSQVQTQPQTQPQMSQAVHTLKGDALNPPLMSFQSSSA
- the SHISAL1 gene encoding protein shisa-like-1 isoform X4, with the protein product MTSCGQQSLNVLMVVFLLLLSAALSAHFRVCEPYTDYKGRYHFGFHCPRLSDNKSYIFCCHHNNTVFKYCCNETEFQTVMQMNLTRNADGYMHNNYSALLGVWIYGFFVVVLLILDLLYYSSMNYDICKFYLARWGIQGKWMTQAQNRWINPARNPSQVQTQPQTQPQMSQAVHTLKGDALNPPLMSFQSSSACMETI